TATGCGCAAAAAACCATTAGGGTTTATGTTGGGGCTATCCAAAGCCTAGCCAAATACCATGACATACCCATTAGTTTGCGCTACGTGTGCCTTCCACCAGCCCATCCATAGGAAGCATCCATGGACTTTAGCGGAAATAGGTGAGTTCATAGCCGCCATGGACAAGCCAATGTACAGGAGCATTGCAGCCTCCATCCTCCAAAGCGGATTAAGCCTATCCGACTTGCTAACCCTAACATACGGCGACATCAAAGAAGAGCTTGAAGAGGAAGTTACGCCCTTATGCCTCGAGTTGACAAGGAAGAAAACTGGCGTTCAGTTCATGACATTTCTTGGGACCTGGGCTGTCAAGCTTCTTAAGGAACATTTGGCAAACCAAAAACCTGAAAACACATCACCAATCTACAACGTGACCGCCAGAACTGTGCACGCCTATTTCCGTAAGACCGCCCAGAAATACGCAGGTGCGTTTAAAGGCAGAAATCCCTACAGTCCCCACTCGTTGAGGGCGGCCTTCCGCACGTTCCTAAGCGACCATAAAGTGGATCCGCTATACATAGAATATTGGATGGGCCACAAACTACCCGAACAACTAAGCGCCTACATAAACAAGAGCAGAGAAAGCTGGAGACAAACATACCACGAACAAGCAGAACCATGGCTAACACCACCACAATACAAAACAATGTCGTTTATCTGCAACTAACGGAAAATTAGTAAGATGTTGGATGCACTCTTATGTATGAAGCTTTGAGAATTTCTGATAAAATTTAAATCTTGCCGTTCGTTTCCATGAGTGCAATAAAGAGCAGGTATAGCGTCCATGTTTCGCGCGTGCTACAAAGCGTACATGTTGTCGTGGCACTTGGTTAAAGAAGGTGGTTAAAACGCAAGGGGTGAAGCATAATTATCGGGTTTAAGGAGGTAAGCATACGATTATTGAGCTGGCCGTTGCCTTTGTTTTGATTCTGGCTGTATCATCTATAATTTATTTGCTTGGACGTTTGTTGTCCGCTAAATCTATGCGTAGTGAAAATGGTAAATCTGCTTATGCTTGTGGTGAGAAGGTGAATTTTGATAAATTGAAAGTCAGCGTTTCTCATTATAGATATCTCATATACTTTGTGATTTTGGACTCGTCGGCGCTGTTGACGGCTTTTGCTGCATTGGCTATTCGCATGGCAAATGTTTTGTTCTTCGTAATTTACTTATTCATTGTCATTTTGTCTGGCTTGTTGCTTTTAGATGGAGGCGACCGTTAACGAGAAGAGCCAGCCTTTTAAAATGGGCGAGGCTAAAATCACCTTGGGTTCTTCATTTTAATTCTGGAGCATGCAACGCTTGCGATATTGAGGTTGTCGCCCTTTTAACGCCTCGCTATGATGTTGAACGTTTTGGAATATTACTTGAACCTTCGCCAAGACATGCTGATGTTCTATTAACCACTGGTGTTGTCACCCGCCAATGTGCGGATAGATTGAGGCGTATTTATGAGCAGATGCCTGAGCCTAGATTTGTTGTTGCCATAGGTGCGTGTGCTTGTTCGGGCGGAGTGTTTGAAGGAAGTTACAATGTGATTGGCGGCGTTGATAAAGTCATTCCGGTCAATGTTTATATTCCGGGATGTCCACCAAAGCCAGAGGCGATAATTGACGGTATTTTAAAATTGCTTGTTTCGCTCAAGGAGGCAAAGCATGTCGATAAACATTGATGAGATTTTGAAAGCCTTAAGCGATGCGCTTAGGGATAGGATACTCCAAACTAAATCTCTGCGTCCCGAAAAAACATGCATCCAAGTTGAGGCTGGAGCCCACAAAGACGCTGTAAAAGTTCTACTTAAACAGGATGGAAATGCAGGTATTTCCGCAATTACGGGCGTTGACCTCGGCGAAAAGATTGAGTTAATGTATCACATTCGCATCTGTGGCACAATAATTACCATCGGAACCATTGTTTCAAAGGAAAATGCAAAGATTGAAAGCATAACGGACCTAATTCCTGGAGCGAATTTCCATGAAAGGGAAGTATCTGACCTTTTTGGCGTAACATTCGAGGGACACCCAAACCCGAAGAGACTTATTCTTCCAGAAGACTGGCCGGAAAATGTTTTCCCGCTTAGAAAGGATGTCACAGCTGCAAATTTTCAGAGCAAAACACAGATTTCTGGGGCTTCAAAGGATCATGAGCGAGTTTCCAACGGTGAAAAGCTAGTAAACATTGTGTTAGGGCCTCAGCATCCTGCCTTGATAGAGCCTGAAAAGTTTTCTTTGAAAGTTGACGGGGAAATTGTTAAGGAAGTTGCGCCTAGGATTGGCTATGTTCATAGAGGTATTGAGAAGGCTGCAGAAAGTCGCACTTACTTGCAGAATATTTACTTGGTTGAGAGAATATGTGGCATATGTAATGCTTGTCATGCTACCTGTTTTTGCCAGACGGTTGAGGCAATAATGGGTGTGAACGTACCGCCTAGGGCTAGGTATTTGCGCACAATAATTTTGGAGTTGAATAGGATTCATAGTCACATGCTTCTTTTGGGTCATGCTGGCTTAGAAATTGGGTATGAAACCCTATTCCATTATATGTGGCGCGACAGAGAGCCAGTGTTAGACATTATGGAGGAGCTTACTGGCAATAGGGTTATCACATCATTCATCACCATAGGAGGCGTTAGAAGAGACTTAAAAGAAGAGGCTATTTCAAAAATTAATGCGGGATTGGCAAGCTTAAAGAAGAAAATGAGTTTTTATAGGCAACTTTTTGAGAATGATTCAACATTAAAAATGCGAACAAGAGATGTTGGAGTCTTAAGCAAGCAAGACGCGTTAAAATTGTGTGTTGTTGGTCCTGTGGCGCGGGGGTCTGGTGTGGATATGGATGTTAGAAGGGATGAGCCATACGCAGCTTACAATGAAATACCTTTTAGGGTTATCACTTATGATGAAGGTGACGCTTGGGCTAGGCTTATGGTTCGTTTAGGTGAGATTGTTGAAAGCATTAACATAATACAATATGCCCTAGAACATTTGCCAAGTGGCCCTTACAGAATCAAGGTGCCAAGGATTGTGCCAGCAGGTGAGGCTATTGGGCGTGTTGAAGCGCCTAGGGGGGAGTTGTTTTATTATGTGAAAAGTAATGGAACAGCGTATCCCGAACGTGTTAAGGTGCGCACTCCGACTTTCGCTAATATTCCAGCTTTCGTTAAGATTGCCGAGGGCGGTAATATTGCAGATGTGCCAGCAAGCTTTGTCAGTCTCGATCCATGTTTCTCATGCACAGATAGATAGGAGGATGCAGAATGAGTTTTGATTTGGAGTTCCTGTTTCGTGTGTTGATTTTTCCAGGCTTCACTTTCATTTTATTTTTCACGATGTTTTGCGATTGGGTTGAAAGAAAGATTGAGGCGCGGATGCAGAATAGGATGGGACCTACATATACTGGTCCATTTGGCGTTTTTCAACCATTTGCTGACTTTGTCAAGCTTTTGACTAAGGAGGACATTGTTCCATTTAATGTAAAAAATTTCGCTTTCAAATTCACTCCGATTTTCTCTTTCTCGATTTTTGTCTTCTCATTTGTCTTCTTGCCAATTGATGGGGCAAACATTATTTTTAATTCAAACTTTGAAGGTGACTTAATTATTGTTCTAACATTAGTTTCAATTGCCAATTTCTTTATTTTCCTTTCAGGGTGGTCTTCGATGAACCCTTACAGTGCAATAGGCGCTACAAGAGTTTTGACTCAGTTTTTGGGTTATGATATTCCTCTTTTCATTCTTGCATTGGCTCCAGCTTTTTTGGCTAAAAGTCTTAGCTTTTCAGTTATTGCTGCTAATCAGAATGTGCCATTTGTCTTCATGATTCCATGGGCTTTCGTGCTGTTTATTATTACGCTTCAAGCGGAGTTGGAGAAAGACCCATTTGATGTTCCGCACGCTGAGACGGAGATAGTTGGTGGATATGAAACTGAATATACAGGTAGAAGATTGGCTTTTCTTAAACTTGCTAAAGATGTGCAAATAGTGCTTGGAGCGGCCATAGTCGTTGAACTTTTCTTAGGCGGCCCTTACGGACCAACTTTTTATGGCCCATCTGCCTTTTGGTATACGTTGTGGTTTACGCTTAAACTGCTCGCGGTTGTGGCGCTTACAGAGTATTTGAAATGCGTTTTTGCGAGATTGCGTATCGATCAAGTGCTTGTTGTCAACTGGAAAGTGCTTCTGCCTTTGGCGTTTATTTCTCTTGCTGCGGCTGTTGGCGTGAGCTTGTGGTTTAACTTGTTGAGGTGAAAGTGAATGGCTAAGTTATCGCCAATTTTGAAGGAAGTGCTTGCTCACTTTTTCAAGAAGCCTGCAACTCGAAGATATCCAGAAGAGAAGCCTTATGTTCCCGTTGGTTTCCGGGGCAGGCAAATATTTGACATTAATTTGTGTATCAGTTGTGGGTTATGTGCTAGGGATTGTCCTGCAAAGGCTATTGAAATGGTTGAGGTTGATGGAAAGTTAAGGCCTCTTTTTCATCTGGACCGCTGTATATTCTGTTATCAGTGTGCTGAAAGTTGTCCCAGAAACGCTATTAAAAGTTCGGAAATTTTTGAGTTGGCCTCAACAAATAAATCCGATTTGGTTGTAAAGCCTAAAGCAAACAATGTGAGCGGAGGCTCTTTGTGAAATGATTATTGAGCTGCTTGCTGTTGGATTGGTTGTTTCAGCTTGTTTGGCCATTTATCTTGATGAAGCAGTGTATTCTGTTGCTTCTTTGGCTTGCATGTTTGTTTTAATGGCTTTTTTGTATGCTTTAAATGATGCTTTGTTTGTAGCTGTTTTCCAGTTGGCTGTTGGTGCTGGAACTTTGGCTGTTCTCTTCTTGGCTGGCGAAATGTTAAGCGCGAAACCAGAAAAGGAGAAGCCCTTAAAGAAAATTTTTCCAGTTGCCTTGCTTGCAATTGTTTTATCTCTTCCATCAATTTTCTTATCTGTTTCTGTTACGCCAGGTAATGTTTCTCCAAGTTTTTCTTTTGCTGATGCACTTTGGAATTTAAGAGCTATAGACGTGATACTGCAGGGGTTGGTTATAATGACCGTTGCTCTGGGCATTGCAATAGTCCTACATGAGCGAAATGATGGTGAAAGCTAATGGATTACATAATTTTGTCGGTTGTTTTGCTTGCCGTTGGCATTTACGGCTTATTGACCAAGCGTCACCTTGTTAAAGTGTTAATTTCCATTGAAATTATTGCTGTGGCAGCGTCAATGAATTTTGTGCTGTTAGCCTCTTCTTTGAATAGAACTTTAGGCGAAGCATTTCTGATACTTGCTTTTTCCACGGACACTTGCGTAACCGCCATAGTATTAGCTTTGCTGGTTATAGTCGTCAAAAAGTATGGAACGTGCGACATTAGAAAGCTGGCAGAAATAGAGCAGAGTGTAGATAAGGAGCAGACAAAATTGAGGCTGAGCAGTGAAAGATTCTTTGAAGTAGCAAAATATTGGGTGTTGCCCTTAATTTTAGGCTCTATAATTGGCTTAGCCATATTCCTCCTTGTCTACATTTACAAACTGCTAAATTATGCGTCATTTATTATTGTAAACTGGAATTCTTCATTTCTTTTAGCCTCAACAATTGTTGCGCTCCTCGGAGGATATTTAACAATAAGACTGTGGGCGGAAAATAAAGAGTGCGGTTGCGGAACAGAACTTGTAATTGAAAGATACCATTTCAAAAACGGCATTGTTAGCTTGAGAGATACCATAAGCAGAACTTTGGCTTCTGCGATAACCATAGGTTTTGGTGGAAGCGCTGGATTAGAGGGACCAAGTCTTTTGTTAGGTGGAGGAATCTCTTCGTTTATTGCTAGAAGGCTAAAGTTGGATCAAAAAGATGTAAAAACACTGTTTCTGTGTGGAGCAGCAGCGGGATTTTCAGCGATCTTTAAGGCTCCATTGACGGGGATATTATTTGCCCTTGAAATACCTTACAAGAGAGATGTTGAAACCGAGGTTTTTATTCCAGCGTCTATTGCTTCTGTTACCGCCTATTTTACGTCCGCCATAACCCTTGGAACAGAAACCATTTTTCCAACTCCAACATTTATTATACCAACTCTTTCCACCCTTATGCATGCAATTTTTCTAGGAATCCTAGCGGCGTTAGTTGCGTTGGCATTCATGGAAACCCTTCAAAGAACAAACAGCATAAGCAAACGGCTTGCCAGCAGACTTCCAATGTGGCTTATGACCATATTTGCTGGATTAATTCTCGGTGTCATAGGCTTGCTTTACCCTGAAGCGCTTGGGCTAGGTTACGATTTCATTCACAAAATCGCCATGACTGAATTAGGAGAATTAACTTTGACAAATTTGACCGCACTTTTAATTTTAAAAATTGTGGCCACAAGCGTAACACTGAATTTCGGTGGAAACGGGGGGCTATTCATTCCATCGCTTTATGTTGGCGGCGCACTTGGGCTCATTTACGCACAAACTTTGAACCTTGAGACGCCTGTTTTATATGTCATATTATCAATGGCTGCAGTGCTGGCTGCGACGAGCAAAAGCCTTTTGACAAGTATAACTCTGGTGGCTGAAACTATGGGTCCAAGCTTTATAGTCCCCACCGTTATTTCAGCTGTTGTCAGTTATTTTCTTACGGGAAGCAGATCACTATATAAAAGTCAACTTGTAAATAAATTGCAAGCAAGGCATGTGCAATGCTAAAGTTGAATGTTCAAGTTTAAATTTATGAAAGTAAGTTCCATCCATAAGACTAGGGATGCTACGGTAACCTCGATAACTGATACGACTGATCCGACTTTCAAATAGTCTCTAAGCCTTATTGTAACGCCTTTTCGGCGCATTGTTTCAAGCCACATTAAAATTGCTAAAGATCCAAGAGGGAAAAAGTGTGGACCCAAGTTGTTTCCGATAATGTTTGAAAATATTAGGCCTGTGAGGCTCTGTGAGTTTAGGCTAACGTTGCTTACTGCCTGCCTTATCGATAAAAGGCCCAAGATGGTCATTGGCCAGTTGTTCATGGCGCTTGCGCCAATCGTTACTATCATGCTTGGTGCAAGCACTGATAGAAACAGCGGCAATGAAAGAGTTTTTGTGAAGAGATATGCAAAGAATTCTACAGCGCCAGTATGTCTTAATCCTTGAACAACTAGGAATATGCCTATCATGAAGAGCAGAATGTCCCAGTTAATCTCCTTTGCTAGGCTTTTTACGCCTTTGCGCTCTTCTTTCAATATTGAAGGCTTGTTTAAAGTTATTATGTAAATTCCTAAAAGAAAAAGTGCACCAGAACATATGACAATTGAAACTGGAAGCCTGTTCAAAGAGGCTAAAACATAGCCAACGTCAATTACAATCAAGGTTACTATGCTTATCCTCAAGAGCGTGGAAGTTATCAATTGCTCTCCAGCGTTTAAAGCTTCCACAAGCTCCATCGAATAAGATTTGGGAACACTTTTTCTAAAAAAGGCGTAAACCAGAAGGAGACTGCTAATTATAGTGGCTATGGCTACTGGTCCCATAAAAATAACGTGGTCGATGAAGCTGTATTTGAAAAAGTCTGCGCTCACAATATTTATTGGATTGCTTGTGATTAGTGGCATTGCAGCGGTGTCAGCAATGAGCCCAGCGGAGAAAAGGTAGGCTAGTCTTCCTTTAGCATCTATTTTAAGCTGACTGATGATTTCAAGAACTATTGGCGTTAGTATAAGCACGGCGCTGTCGTTTGCAAAAAGTATGCTTACACAAGCAGTAAGCAAGGAAATGTAAAAGTAGAGTTTTAAGCCGCTTCCGCCTGCCAATTTAACCACTTTTATGGCTGCCCACTTGAAAAATCCCATGGCGTCTAACGTCACTGATAAAGTTACAATTCCAATAAAGGCTAAAGCGGCGTCCCAAATGTCAACAAAAGCCACAGCCGCATCGCTTAACGTTACTGTGCCAAGCAAAAGCGAAACTGCAGCGCCTATTCCGGCAGCCAAACCCAGACTTACGCCATGCGGGCGTTTAATCATCAAGAAAAGCGTTATTATGAAAATTGCCAGTGTAGTCACTGAATGGTAGTCCATGGTTATCAGCGATGCAGACTTTATAGCTCATAATAAAACTGTTTCGTTATTAATTGTGCAATTTTATGAGTAAAACTGCTTAATCTCCGCCTTATGCCAGACAAAATTTAAATTGTTGACTTTTATATCTCAAAAGGCTGGTTTAAAATGGGTTAGGAAGGCGTAAAACACGAGAGGCATACAAACGAAACTGAACGTTGCATTTGAAAAAGTGGGATGATGAGTTTGTTTCCATATGCGCCTTGGCTCGTTTGGGCATTTCCAATTGTTTCCAGTCTGCTGGTTCCATTAATTGCACGTTTCAGCAAGAGAGCTAAAGATTACTTCGCCGTAGCCGTGTGTTTAATCGCCTTAATATTCGCTTTTTCCATGGTTCCCGACGTTTACTTTAACGTTTTGGAAAGCTCTAATTTGACAGTGTATTGGATTCCATCTTTAAGCATTAGCGCAGGTGTATATATTGACCCATTAAGCGTTTTGCTTGCATGTCTGGTTACGTTCTTCGGTCTTGTGATAACAGTTTATTCTTTGGGTTACATGGCTGGCGAGGAAGGCTTAACACGATATTACTTTTTCATGCTTCTCTTTATAGGCTCGATGACAGGTTTGGTTATGTCGGACAATTTCCTTCAAATGTTCATATTCTGGGAGATGGTTGGACTCTGTTCCTATTCGCTTATTTCCTTCTGGTATAAACGCCCCGAGACAGTTCGTTCAGCCACCAAAGTTTTCCTCATGACTCGTGTAGGAGACGCTTGCCTCTTAGCGGGAATATGCATCCTCTACGTAAACTTGGGCTCATTCTCCTTCTCTTACATTATAAATAACATAGGAAATGTGCCAATGCGGCATTTAACAGCAGCAGCCTTTCTAATGCTCGCCGGAGCTGTCGCAAAATCGGCTCAGCTTCCGCTTCACACATGGCTTTACAGCGCCATGGAAGCACCTACATCCGTAAGTGCGCTTCTGCACTCTGCGACGATGGTTAAAGCAGGAGTTTACTTGATTGCCAGATTAATGCTCTTGTTTGGCGCTTTAACGGCTTTAATTCCCATGTGGTTGCCATCAATCCTTTGGATTGGCGTAATAACAGCGTTTATCGGCGCTACTTTGGCTTTATCTGCAACAGACATTAAGGGTGTGGCTGCTTACTCCACAATAAGCCAAATAGGTTTTATGTTTGCAGCTTTAGGCACAGCATCTTTCGTTCCATCGGCTGGCTGGTTTGCAAGCTTACTTCATCTAGTAAGTCATGCGCTCTTTCAAGGTCTTGACTTTCTCTTGATAGGCGGAATCATCCATGCAACAAAAACACGCGATATGCGATTGATTGGAGGATTAAGAAAGGCAATGCCTATAACATTTGCATTCGGCATTATTGTATTGTTAGCTCGCGCTGGAATACCTCCATTCATAAGCTTTTTCAGCAAAGAACTAATCTTCCAAAGCGTTCTATCGTCAGGAAACTTGCATGCCGCGCTCATACTTTATGTTTCCACAGCAATTACGTTTGCCTACACGCTACGGGTTGTCACACTTGTATATTTGAGGGAGAAATCAGAGTATTTGAGTCAGATTCACGTGCATGAAGCGCCAAAAATAATGCTTTTCTCATCTGGAGTTCTCGCAGTTTTCTGCGTTATATTTGTCTTGTTTGGAAATGAAATTTCACAATTCATGCATGCTAATGTGGAAATAGGCTTAGGTGAAGTGTTTAACCCGTCAACTTTGATTTTTCTCTTCACACTTCTGATGGGAGGATTTCCGGTGTACCTTACATACTATAGGAAACTCTCGTTGCCAGAACAAATAAGGCCGTTGCGAGGTTCCATAAACAAAGTTTTGGAGAACGGTTACTTCTTTGACGCTCTATATGAAAAGGTGATTCCTCGTGGGGTCTGGCTGCTTTCATCAAGTCTTAAGCGTGCGGAATCATCCTTTTTTGGACGGTTACCCCAATTTATCGCCAATGGTATTATACGATTTTTCAGAATTTTTTATGAGCATGTTGAAAAATCCTTCTTTAATCGTCTGCCTTATCTTTTTGCAAATGGAGTTATGAATGTGGCTCATGGAACCCGGAAGTATTTAGACATTCTTGCCGACGAACTTTTATATATTGCAACTAACAAGACTCTGGCTTCAGCATCTAAAATAAGAAGAGTGCGGTCTGGCTCCTTAGAACATTATGTGGCAGCAGCCCTAATCGGCTTTTTAATAATCCTTATACTCATGATAGTTACAATGCTAAGATAAGAGGCGAAAAAATGCAAAACACACTTTTATTAACAATAATTTTGCCCGCATTGGCTGTTCCATTCGTTTATTTTTTAGGCAAAAAATCTCCTAAAAGTGCAGCCTTCCTAATAGCCTTACTATGCCTAATCAACATCGCAATTTTCTCTACAACTGTACCGACAATCCTAAACGGCGCAAACCACAAGTATATCGAATCTTACTACTGGATTCCGGTTCTCCACGCTTCACTCACACTTTTTGTTGATGGAATAAGCCTCTCAATGGCAATCATAACTCTAATACTCATTTTGACAGCGGCGCTCTTCTCAATAAATTACATGCAAGAGAAGAAGGGACTAGCTGAATACTACACTCTCTTGACAATGCTCTCAATAGGACTCGTCGGCGTCTTCATAACATCAAACCTCATGCTATTTTACTTCTGCTGGGAACTAATGCTTCTACCATCATACTTCATAATAGGCGGATGGGGCTACAGAGAACCATACAAAGCAGCCTTCAAATTCTTCATATTCACCCACGCGGGTGCAGTCTTCGTCTTATTGGGCATAGGCGCAATATTCATGGTCACAGGCGACTTGGACATGTTCCAGGCGCAAACTGCGCTAATGACAGCTAATCCAGAACTCGCCAAATGGATATTGCTATCTTTAACAGTTGGTTTCGCAGTTAAGATGGCTGCGGTTCCAGTTCACATGTGGTTGCCCGACGCACATTCCGAGGCACCTGCACCCATGTCTGCATTATTAAGCGGCGTAATAATCAGCGCTGGTGCTTACGCAATACTACGTGTATCTCTAGGGACAGTTTTTCCAGCAGTTATGGCAACAGGTTTTGGAAACATGTTCCTACATGGATTAACTACTTTTGGAATAATATCAGCCTTTTTCGGCTCCTTAATCGCCTTGGTGGAAACTGACATAAAACGGATAATCGCCTATTCTAGCATAGCCCACATGGGCTATGTTCTCTTTGGGCTTTCACTCTTTCCATTCCAAGAACCCGTCACAGGTACAGTCTTACACCTTGTGAATCATGCTGTAAGTAAAGGCTTATTCTTTTTGTCGGCGGGCGCTGTTATGAAACAGCTTGAGGTTCGCGATATACGTGAAATGGGCGGGCTTGCGGGAAAAATGCCAATTACAGCTACGGTTTCTACAATAGCAGCGTTAAGTATTGCGGGAATACCACCATTTGCATGTTTTATGAGCGAATTTTTGATATTTGTTGGAGCATTTCAAACAATCAAAATTGACAACTTTTATCTCATTCCAACAGCACTGATGCTTGTAGCCACAGTTTTGTCTCTAGCCTACGCTTTAAGATTTTTAAGCCACGTCTTCCTTGGCGAAACAAAACACGAAAAAATTTCCGATGCTCCCCTCTATATGAAGTTAGCCATGATTATTCTAGCTGTGCTCACAGTTATCCTTGGAGTATGGCCCACGTTCTTCATACAACTAATCTCAAGCGTAAGCTTTGTCTAGTGAGGAACGCAGATGATAGAGCTTTTGGATGCATCTTTACCAATAATCGCCTTCGTTTTGTTTTCTCTTTTAAC
This sequence is a window from Candidatus Bathyarchaeia archaeon. Protein-coding genes within it:
- a CDS encoding NADH-quinone oxidoreductase subunit M; translation: MQNTLLLTIILPALAVPFVYFLGKKSPKSAAFLIALLCLINIAIFSTTVPTILNGANHKYIESYYWIPVLHASLTLFVDGISLSMAIITLILILTAALFSINYMQEKKGLAEYYTLLTMLSIGLVGVFITSNLMLFYFCWELMLLPSYFIIGGWGYREPYKAAFKFFIFTHAGAVFVLLGIGAIFMVTGDLDMFQAQTALMTANPELAKWILLSLTVGFAVKMAAVPVHMWLPDAHSEAPAPMSALLSGVIISAGAYAILRVSLGTVFPAVMATGFGNMFLHGLTTFGIISAFFGSLIALVETDIKRIIAYSSIAHMGYVLFGLSLFPFQEPVTGTVLHLVNHAVSKGLFFLSAGAVMKQLEVRDIREMGGLAGKMPITATVSTIAALSIAGIPPFACFMSEFLIFVGAFQTIKIDNFYLIPTALMLVATVLSLAYALRFLSHVFLGETKHEKISDAPLYMKLAMIILAVLTVILGVWPTFFIQLISSVSFV